The sequence TATGGTTGCACATAGCTGGCATTTTCCCGTCATCTTTTTCTAAATCATTAAAAAATGCCTCTCTGCGATAAGCAGAAAGGCATAATCATATAGGACTATCCTTTCTCTCATCTTTCAAAGCATATGCTTTGAGTGAATTGGCACCATTTCAATTTTCATTGACGGTTGCCGGGCTTCATAGGGCACGTCCCTCCACCTCTCTTTATAAGAGTAAAGTATCGATTATTAAATTTTTTTAAATAGTTAAAGACTCTGAAAATTTGCTACAAGAGAGATTTTATCATCGGTTATAGAGTGTGTCAATTATTTTTTAAACTTTCACCGGCTCTTTTCCCCTTGACCTCGTAAGCCAAAGGACAGATTCAACAAATAGAAGCGGTCGATACCCTCCTCTGATTTCAAGTGCCCCAGCTTCGATCAGTTGAGACAACCGTTCTTCCCCTGTGAGTAGGGAAACCACTTTTTCCTCCATTCCTTCAATTACGAAATGAGCGTCTTCACTCAAATCATCTAATACATCGCATCCCTTGCTCGAAATAGAAATACCGTACAAATCGCTTCCACAATCAAAATGAAGAACAAATGGGCTGTCTGGAAATAAGAGTCGTAAGTGATATCTTGAATGACACTGATCTACTAATTCCTCTAAATATATTCGCATGAATACCCTCCCAGTGAAACTTCTATATTATTACAATTCCACTTTTAGGTATTTTTCCCTTTTATACTTTCTCGACATGTTTTGAACGTATTCATCTAATTTGTCGAACAGTAAGAATTTGGATGAATACTAGTCAAAAAATGATGCCATTCGCAATATTTCCCGAGAAATATGTCTTCGTTTGTAGAAAGAAAATTGTTTAGAAAGAGACATATAAAAAAGACCTTCTCCCAAAAGGTCTCTTATCCCTCTAACGATCAGTGATCTTGTTTAAGCTTTCATATAAAAATGGCACGGATTGGAAGGCATAAATCCTCTCCCTTTCGACTCCATCCTTAAATAAAAGCAAGCAGGGTACACTTTCGATGGATTGTTCTTCTGCAAATTGGGGCAAATAATTCAAGTTGGCCTTCACAAAATGAAAAGATTGCGGAAGCTTTTCCACTACGTCAATCATTTTACTTGCCACCTGACAGGTGCCACACATCGGTGTATAAAGGTAAACGGCTTCAAGCGTATGGCCTTCAATCAGATCGTTTAATGCTTCGGTATTACTTACCTCAATCAAAACTAGATCATCCTTTTTCCTAAATATTCTTTATGAACGTCTATATTGGCTCCAATCAGGACAGACGCCAGGTGATACTCGGGAGCTGCTGCCACTTCCTTGTACATACGATCAATGTACAAATGTTCAGCTTCAGGAAACTCACGTTTAAATTGCTTTCGTAATTTTTCACCTGCATCATCAGCATCTACGAGGATATAGACATCCCTTTCCAATAATGCATCAATGAGTTCGTCCATTTTCGTAATGCTAATAGTCCCGTTTGTACAAATAATTTCAATCGGTTCTTTGATGATATCTTTCACTTTTCGTTTGTCAGTTGTTCCTTCGACAATGATTACTTTTTCGTCAAGTTCCATCATGATCATCACCTTATCTTTCAGAAATAAGATTACGATAGTATATTCAAATAACAAGAGATGATGTCCACTTTCTACTTATATTTTCTCATGTTTATAAAAAAATGCGCAAGTGGTTTGCCTATCTGCTTATACAAATGGTGCCAGATTCATTGTCGAATCTGGCACCATGAGCATTTCTAACACCAGCCACCCTCATCACAATCTGTGTATCTTGCTTGATCGCCTTCCGTGGAAGTGTAGCTTTGATAAATTTTATTTTCTTTTGCTTCAAAGTTTGGCTCCATGCTTAATCCATCAAGAGGTAAAGCCATTCTGCCGATTGGCTGATTATCCAAATATAGTTCTACTTCACCATTTTTCAGTTTCCCTGTCACCCTGTTGGTTACATCTAATTTCTTAGGCTTGAGCACCATACGTATTCATCCTTTCTTTTTAGAAGGCATTTTTCGTAAACTTTGTTGTTTTAATAAAGCGTGCAGTGGTTGATTTCCGCTCCAGGTGCTCGCTTTCCGCGGGGCGTGAGTTGAGCCTCCTCGGGCTTTGCCCTGTGGGGTCTCAACTTTCCCGCTATTCCCGCAGGAGTCGAGCACCTTCCGCTCCAATCAACCTTCTAAGCATGAGGCCCCGTTCTGCTAAGCTGGGTTGCTCGTTCGAATACTAGCTGAAAGAGGAGAACTTCCCCTCACCATCTAGTTCACACTCACTGAATCACACAGCACTGGCAGTCTATATATTAAGAACAACAATTGTTGCGAAAAGAGCTTTCTTATAAAAAACGTCTACTCATATGGTGCCCAAAATAAAAAACAAAACACCTTGAGAAATTCTCAAGGTGCATGGTAGAAATTATCCTTCATTAATCATTTCGTCATACTGTTCAGCTGTCATAAGCTTGTCTACTTCTCCAGCGTCTGAAGGTTCAACAACGATCATCCAAGCTTTTTCATAAGGTGATTCGTTCACGAACTCAGGGCTATCAGACAGCTCTTCATTCACTTCTACCACCTTACCGGATACAGGTGCATATAGCTCAGAAACGGTTTTAACCGATTCAACACTACCGAACGGCTCGTCCGCTTTGATCTCATCTCCAACCTCTGGTAACTCAACGAATACGATATCG is a genomic window of Rossellomorea sp. y25 containing:
- a CDS encoding SCP2 sterol-binding domain-containing protein, with protein sequence MRIYLEELVDQCHSRYHLRLLFPDSPFVLHFDCGSDLYGISISSKGCDVLDDLSEDAHFVIEGMEEKVVSLLTGEERLSQLIEAGALEIRGGYRPLLFVESVLWLTRSRGKEPVKV
- a CDS encoding thioredoxin family protein, with protein sequence MEVSNTEALNDLIEGHTLEAVYLYTPMCGTCQVASKMIDVVEKLPQSFHFVKANLNYLPQFAEEQSIESVPCLLLFKDGVERERIYAFQSVPFLYESLNKITDR
- a CDS encoding toprim domain-containing protein, with the translated sequence MMELDEKVIIVEGTTDKRKVKDIIKEPIEIICTNGTISITKMDELIDALLERDVYILVDADDAGEKLRKQFKREFPEAEHLYIDRMYKEVAAAPEYHLASVLIGANIDVHKEYLGKRMI
- a CDS encoding YusG family protein, whose product is MVLKPKKLDVTNRVTGKLKNGEVELYLDNQPIGRMALPLDGLSMEPNFEAKENKIYQSYTSTEGDQARYTDCDEGGWC
- the gcvH gene encoding glycine cleavage system protein GcvH, with protein sequence MSTPKELRYSEEHEWVKVEGENVRVGITSFAQSELGDIVFVELPEVGDEIKADEPFGSVESVKTVSELYAPVSGKVVEVNEELSDSPEFVNESPYEKAWMIVVEPSDAGEVDKLMTAEQYDEMINEG